GAAAAATAATTGCCAGTACAAACATTAATACTGGTCCCACTACCCAGTTTAATAATAAAGAGATAGATATGACTTTTGTATCCTTAAAAACTTGTGGTAATAAAGAATAATCTACTTTTGCCAACGGCGGATACATCATTAGAATAAGGCCGATAGCTAGGGGTATATTGGTTGTACCGGATGATAATGAGTTTATCGTTACAGAAATATTAGGAAAAAAACATCCTAATCCTATTCCGATTATCATTGCCAAAAAAATCCAAAGGGTCAAATACCTATCAAGAAATTTTAATTGAACGTTCATTATTAACAACTGATTTTGGAAAAAACATAAAACATTTCAGCACCAATTTCCAGACTTCTTTCCTTGTAAATTTCTTGTTGTTTTGGGGTATCATCCGAAATTTTGGGATCTTCATACGTAATAACAATACGTCTCTCTGCCCCTCCAATGAATGGACAGCCACCATCTGCTTGCGAACAGGTCATAACCGCCACAAAATCAGTATCCGGATTAAAAGCATCATCATATTTCTTAGAAAACCCAATAATGGGCAAAGCATTCTGAGAATACTTTATAGAATATATTGGATTCTCACTTTCATTTAATTTCCAAATATTGAAACCCGAATTTATCAGGGTATCTGCAACTTTTGGAAACAGGGCTGTAGCTTCTGTTCCTCCCGAATAACAATAAATATTAGATATTTTAAAATAATCCGATGCCGTTTGTGCCCAAATTTGCGCCAGATGACTTCTTCTTGAGTTGTGGGTACAGATAAAATTAATATTTACAGACTCTTGATTTTTCACTTTTTCCTGTATAAAATCTATCAATGGTTGTAACACTTTTTTTCTTTCCTCACTAATCTTTTGAGAAAGAACTTCTTCTATGTATACTGATAACTTAGGATTCATTTTTTTTTGTTATAAAATCA
This genomic interval from Chryseobacterium joostei contains the following:
- a CDS encoding arsenate-mycothiol transferase ArsC codes for the protein MNPKLSVYIEEVLSQKISEERKKVLQPLIDFIQEKVKNQESVNINFICTHNSRRSHLAQIWAQTASDYFKISNIYCYSGGTEATALFPKVADTLINSGFNIWKLNESENPIYSIKYSQNALPIIGFSKKYDDAFNPDTDFVAVMTCSQADGGCPFIGGAERRIVITYEDPKISDDTPKQQEIYKERSLEIGAEMFYVFSKISC